From Bacillus pumilus, one genomic window encodes:
- a CDS encoding thiol:disulfide interchange protein produces the protein MNSILLLQLTLILCSLLLTIGIIIYLKHQMELIILPIQHVGQKLVHPLIEKPSPIQMNDLLQTNHKQQLLIFTDTACPHCIPSLEQFLETKRQRQLDISFSILLKNGQEEDQELYRDNQTNMQIISVDEQMIGAFHIEEFPYYILVEEDETISYAAPFPDGLYSRISAK, from the coding sequence ATGAATTCAATCTTACTTTTACAGCTCACTCTTATTCTTTGCAGTCTTTTATTGACGATCGGAATCATCATCTATTTAAAACACCAGATGGAATTAATCATCTTACCGATCCAGCATGTCGGACAAAAACTTGTTCATCCGCTAATTGAAAAACCATCACCTATTCAAATGAATGATTTGCTGCAAACCAATCACAAGCAACAGCTGCTTATATTCACTGACACAGCATGTCCGCACTGCATCCCATCACTGGAACAATTCCTAGAAACGAAAAGGCAGCGTCAATTAGACATTTCTTTTAGTATTTTGCTAAAGAATGGGCAAGAAGAGGATCAAGAATTATATCGTGATAACCAAACCAACATGCAAATTATCTCAGTGGACGAACAAATGATAGGCGCCTTTCATATTGAAGAGTTTCCATATTACATCTTGGTAGAAGAAGATGAAACAATCTCATATGCAGCCCCTTTTCCGGATGGTCTTTATTCAAGGATTTCTGCAAAATAA